A stretch of DNA from Larus michahellis chromosome 19, bLarMic1.1, whole genome shotgun sequence:
CCCCACGCTCATGTTGGCCGTCGCAGTGATGCAGGTTGAAGCCGGTGCATGCGGAGGGACATTTGCAACACCCTATGCCCCAAGACCCCTCCTGCCACCGCGCAGCCCCTGACCCAGCTCACCTGGAtgctgcagcaccctggggaccccccgaTGCCATGGGGCGAGCACCCACGCCGAGCCTGCAGCCACAAAGCCAAAGCCCAgcagaggggatggaggagatggTGCTACAGGTGGGGGGGATTTTAACcccgggggtgtgtgggggggaagcaGCCTGACCCTGATTGCAGGCAGGCCAGCACCTTCCCCAGGGAGCAGGATCCGGCCCAGCTGTGCTGCGGCCATGGGGCTCCACAGCTGAGCCGGCAGCATCTGctccagggcggggggggggggggggggcaaagggaaaCCACAGCATTAATCCAAAGGGAGGGAAAGGCATTTCTGCTCCTAACACCCCTTCCCTAGGGTGCTGccccccctcctcagccccggggcaggggggggggttGTCCAGGCAGGAGTGCACAGTGTGGATGCCACCTGGGGAATTACAATGCTCAGAGCAGCCCTAATTAgagccagggcagctgcaggccagAAACTCCCCTTCCCTTGGGGGTAccctgggtgtggggggggggggggggcaccatcCCAAAGTATCACCCCTTCCAGCTCAAATCCAGCCCCAGGGCACCGGgcagctctggggttttttttgcaaggtAGTGTGGAAACCCCTGGAAAAGGcatctttccccccccaccacctccctcccaagGCTCCAGCTACACCTCCAAATGGTCCCCGGGGCTCGGCAGcgtcttccctcctccttccataTCAGATAAGCGGAGCAGCACCCAAAATAGCTGGCAGACACCTCAGCCGGGAGACGGCAGCCTAGGGTTAATTCCTCCCATACCTGAGCTGACATTTCAAAGCTATTAAACAATTAATGAGATTCCTCCCCGTAACCCTAGAAGTTACAATGTCGGccagagggtttggggggggggggggggggaaggggggggcttCCACCCCCCAAAGTGCTGCTCTCCCAcccatgggtgcatcccatctcTCTCCAGCCCATGGatggccgggggaggggggaacggACACATTCAAAACGACccgtggtttgttttgtttttttttttattatgtaaaaaTGGTAACTTTTATAAAAAGTTTATAAAGCAAGTACAAGGCATGTTTGCAGAAATTCACCTTCCTGCACAAAAGGTACAAAAACGTTATACTCTAGTATAGAGCTCCACAATACACGAGGCCCGCGGCCCCAGAGAGTTTGGTTCAGACTCGAGGAtgtcgcccccccacccccaccccctccccaaaaccccctaaatcccccccccccgcccctccccatcccctttaaccacctttaaaaaaaaaaggactcgcTGCTATAATCCCAAAATATACAGAACAACCGCCTCTTCATCAGTTTTCTCATTCAAAAGTGTCTCATTTCGGTTCGGGTCCAAAGATCCTGCTGAAGCCGGGATGCTTGGCGTGGGGGAGGGaaggcggggtgtgtgtgtgtgggggggcgaTGCTGGAAGGATGGTGGGGGGGTCGGGAccagccgctccccgcccgcgGTGGCCGGGCCCGGGGGAGGCGATGGCGGGGCCGGTAGATCGCAGACAGCCCGGCGCCACGGAGGAAGCTGCTATTTACCTCCGGCTGATAACGAACCAGGAACCGACACTCGCTGCCTGTTTGCTAATTGGCAccgggaggagagaggagaaaggcgtgggggggggggaggggggggggtgttgaaggagaaaaggcggggggaggaggagggggaaaaaaaaaaaaaaaaaataccattagcGCCGTGGTAAATCTGGgtttggggatttgggggtcGCCCCAAGCCGGGGGACCGCGGTGCATCGGGGCCGGTGTCGGTCCCCTGGGGATGCTGATGCTGGAgagggggttgtggggggggggacgacggacaCACTCACCTGATGGAGGAGCCGTTAGTGACACAAACTTCTCTCGTCTTTGGAGCAGAGTTCAGAGGCGAGCCCGGCCGCCTGCGGAGAGCGGGGACAGGGATCaggccccatggccccccccggcccccccgcgccaggacacatccccccccccccccccccccccaacgcacCCGGCACGGCGCCATCACCCCCAGCCCAGCATGTCCCCCCCACATCCCAAACCAACATATCCACATCCCCCCCCAACCCGACATGTGTCCGTCCCTCCGTCGTGCCCCCCCAAAAGCCAACGTACCTCTCCCCCAACTCAACATATCCACATGCCCCCAACCTGAcacgtccccccccgcccccccatccaACATATCCACACACCCCCAGCCCATGTGTCCCGTCGTCCCCCCTCAACCAACGTATCCCtactcccccccccaaaaaacccaacacatccACATTCTCCCAGTTCAGTATGTCCGCCCCCAATCCAGCATGTCCCGTGtggggcccccccccccagatcaaCATACCCACACACTCCCATCGCGGCATGTCACCCCCCAAACCAACATATGCCCTCCAAAAGCAGCACCtccgcaccccccccccgccccgacaccccaaaacccaacatctCCGCACCCTCCCCAGCCCGACAcgtccccccaaaacccaacatctCCGCACCCCCCCAGCCCGACacatccccccaaaacccaacatctCCGCACCCTCCCCAGCCCGACAcgtcccccccaaaacccaacatctCCGCACCCCCCAGCCCGACAcgtcccccccaaaacccaacatctCCGCACCCCTCCAGCCCGACACGTCCCCCCCCAACCCGACCTATGCCCTCCAAACCCAACATATccacatcccccccagccccacacgtccccccaaaaccctccacctccgcccccccccccctccagcccaaAAGAACCCTTACCTTGAGCGACAGTAGGGTGGCCTCGGGGGAGGGGTCGCGGCCTTGGCCCCCTCCTCCAGCACGATCTGGAGGTCGAAGATGTAGTCGATGACATGCTGGAGGATCTCCACCTGGCTCACCTTGCTGCCTTGCGGGATTCCCGGCACCAGCTCCCGCAGTTTGGAATAACAATCGTTCATGTCGTACAGCAAGTTCATGGGCTCCTCCAAGGCCGGGCTCTTGTTGTTGCCCCCCCGGGCGATAGCCAAACTCTGCTCCGAAAGGCAGCAAACGGCCTCGTAGCAGCTCCGGACGGATCGCACCGGGCTGATGGCTTtcatggtggggagagggggcggggggggaggggggggtgtctgagcactgctggggatgctggagggaaggggggggggggcaaagggggagggaaaaaaatgcctgggCGCCTCCTCGGTGGGTGCCGCGAcggctggggctctgctgggacCTCCGAGCAGCGGGACCACCAAAAGTTTGGACCACCGAGCCCCGGGACGAGCagctccacccccccccccccaaccccgaacGCTCCGAGCTCCTGgcgcactggggagggggcacccCCGCGCCGCTCCTTATATAGGGAGCCCCGCGGGGGCCCGCCCCGTATGCAAATGAGGTCTGGCCCCACCCCTTTTATGTTAATGACCCACTAAACCCCACCCTTGCATCTAAATTAAGCGAGAGgcaccaccccccccaacccccccccccccctccaaaatgACCCTTGGTGGCCGGGGTGGCCCcacggggtgtgtgtgtgggggggaaaccTGCGCGGTCGTgtatcccccccccctccccacatccAGACCCCAAACCCGCTCCCgtggcccccccaaaaccccaccccaacttccccccccgcccccaaactgCTCCCCCAACACCCCATCCCAGCGAGTCCCCCCTATTTTTAGGGGGGACCCCCGTGTGTCGtttgtgtgtgtccgtgtgtgtccccctccccggttTTTTTAGGGGGCGATCCCGTAAGGAAATTAGTGCCGCCCTGTTCCTCAATCCGCTTCTCATCTGACCTCCAGACTTTCTGGCGTCGGGAATTATCTTGTgaccagcagaaaaaaattaattgcggTAAAACTGAGGTTACGATGGAGAAACCAGATTTAGGTCAGCGACTGCGAGAGgcctggagggtttttttttttttttggtgggtttttttttgggttgtttttttttttggggggggggggggaggcccccAAGGAGATTTATAGGCAGGGGGGTTATTTCAGAAAAAGTGATGAAGGGGGAGACGAAGGCAAattccaacacacacacacacacccccccccgcctccctcgaACCGTCGCTGCCTCAAAAAGCTCCGAAAAAAGTTGGAGCGATGTGGGGCGGCCGGTGCCCACGCGTGTCGGTGGCACATGGagaggtcccggggggggggtgggggtggtgtcaCGGCGCCAGAGTGTGAACCCCCTGTTAAAATCAAGCggcaatgcccccccccccccgacatctTGTTTTGGTGGAATTTCCATAGGTTTTGCTTAGAGGGGGGTGAGAGCAGGAAGGGGATGTTACAGCCAagagggtggggggcaccctGGGACCCCGCTCGGCCCCCGGGGGTCCCAGCTAATGGGGGGattcgggggggtgggggggcagaggcaCCTGGACCAAATTACGCCTGCCCACAGCAGCAATTTATTCCAGATCTGCCCAAATCCCAATTCGGTGGCGCTGGGTTTTGTTTCCCCCCtttgcaacccccccccccccccaaactccccccggGAGTCTGGGGGCcgcaaggcgggggggggcagccgctctccccccttcacccccagcccTTGAGCGGCtctatgccccccccccccaaacccctcctgaaAGCAGCACCCAGCCCTTTGGATTGgggttggattatttttttgtctttttttttttttttttttttacacctccccttgccccccccccccttacgaATTTCCTGGGAAATCGCCTCCGTGTGAAGGGTGGCAGATCGGGAAGAGCCATAATTACCCTTATTAACCTGCTCCGGGGCAAGCGGCAACAACCGGGACCCCCCCTACACccgctataaaaaaaaaaaaaaagggaaaaattaaagaaaacttttttaaaaattaaaaaaaaaataaattaaaatttttttaaaaaaaagctatttttttaaatgaaaagttacaaagcgtttaaaaaaaaaaaaaaaaaaagtcttttcaacCCACCCGAATGCTTTTTATCCGGTGaagcgacccccccccccctccccttcccccccaatccatccccatccccaaaacACCGGCGCACCGCcgtctcccaccccccccccccgctccgcttATTCCCATGcctccccctcctgcacccccccccccatttcccgagggatggggggggggggggggctgaaagGCTGCTCGGGGATTGCGGAGGGGGGGGAAGCTTTtgtttgcgggggggggggggggggttgttggcGGCGGTTCCCACCGGCGCTGCCTGGGCGGCGGGACCCGCTGCCTTTGCCCAGCTGTGGCCCGGGCCCTCCAGCTGTGTTGATCTAACTCCCGGCCCCAGACAGCCTGGCGCCAGCCCTGCGCACGTCATGCATTCACACAGGGATGCGTGGCCAAGGCAACCTTCCtcccccccactcctccccccccccccccccctcctcctcctcctcctcttctcttcttccccgccatccccaccaccaccgccgccgagCGCCGCTTTGTCATTTTCGGGGCGCTTTTTGCCGGTTTTGGGGTATCCCCGACCGCGCCGAAGTGGCAGCGTGAGGATGTTtcaaccctcccccccccaccccccgctggGGGTGTCACGTTTTTAGGGTGTCGGATCTAGATTTGGGGTGTCCTCGCtccgtggcttttttttttcttgggggggggggggcgtgtgtgtgtgtgtgggggggggtgcgCGCGTGGATTTTttggcgaggaggaggaaggaaaaaaggggggaggaagggagcgcggctgctgcggggcgcGATGGTTTCGGGGTGAAAAAGGCCCACACTGGGcgttttattaaaattaaaaataatataaatataaacacgaatataaatataaataaaaacaatttaaaaaaaattaaattagaaataaatagaaataaaaggaggagaaggagcgggAGTTGGGGTTTACCCAGCTCGgcgagccccccccccaaaacaactcaaagcctccccatgtcccccggggggggggtgtgaccgggttcccccccccccccccttacgcTCCCCGCAACCTTTCCCCCTTTCCCGGGGACGGGGCGTTAATCCCGTGTGATTTTTGCGCTGCAAATATCTACGGAGGTCCCCGCGGCTCGTCgcgcttggggcgggggggttcaCAAGcagcttcttcccccccccccccccccaacgacaaaaaaaaaaaaatccaccccttGGGCTTGGGTTTGGttggatatatttatttttttttccttaaataagtCGGTACAGGTGGCAGGATGTGAAGGACGTAAAGCGGGGTGGAAAGGGCCGGATTCGGCCTGGCCGCCGTGGGGCGAGTGTGGGGGTCCCGGTTTtcccgcggggggggggattCAGCGCTGGCGTTTTTTGGGGGGAATTACTTGTGTTTTGGAAGCCGAAGGCTGCCTGGAAGCGCTGGCTGCGGGGAAAGGATTTGGCCGGGAGAGGGGAGGAACGGAGACGTGGCAGAGCGCCCAAGGCAGCTACAAAGGGAAGGGCTCTTCCCCAGGGGTCATCTGGATTCGCTTTCGGGATAGGGCTGGGGTAGGAATCCCGTCTCCATGGGATCTTCGGAGACCCTCGGGATCCATCGGGAGTGAGGGaagctgcggggaggggggggcctgGACAGTCGCGCTCCGGCTCTGCCCAACGTGGGAGTGAGGGTTTGGAGAAATTGCTTGAATTCATGGATTTTTGGAGATGCTTCGAGCCGACCATCCAGCCTGGGCACCCAcccggcatggcacggcatggcacggcacggcatggcagtGATCCCAGGGAGTTTTGGTGCTGGAGAAGAAATCCAGCTGGAtgctcaagggaaaaaaaagggattctGGCTTCTTAAAACCAGCTCCGAAATCTCTTTCCCACCTCGTCcccagggctgcatccagcctgGTGTCACGCTAGGCTGTGCCGCGTGGTGAGGTTTGGTAGCCACGCTCCTCCCCGGGGTGCTGGTTCTTCCAACACCCCAATTCGTGCCGGGACCGGGTGGTCCCGGATGGGCAGCGGGTCCGggatgggcagggacaggcacggTGGTCCCGCTCTGGCTGTCAGTCACCCGGAGGACGTCCCGAAAGGCCCCAGCGCCATTTGGCAAACCCGGCCTCCATTGGCGTCCCCGTGGCCACGGTGACAGCCCCATCCTGGGCTACGATGTCCCAGATTTGAGGGTGTTTGGGGATAAATGGGGATTATAAATCGGAGCTGCCAGACTCGGATGGGTGTACATCCGAGTACACACGGCTGACAGCACCCCACGCGGGAAGAAGCCCAACCCCCCCGTCatgccccgtgcctcagtttaccccTTTCATCCACCGCAGGGACCCACCGCGAGAGCCAGGCAGCACTGGAGGCTCCGGGCTGTGCCATGCACGGCACTGGATATGCAGGGAAACGGGGGGAAAACTAGGGGGGAGCAAGGAGCAGCACTGCTGGGAGTGGGCACCCAAAAAGGGGCAGCGagcccccccccgagccctgtCACCAGGAGactggctccagccctggggaaTGAGCAGCTGTTTGTGCAGGGGATTAGCCCCGGggcccccccttgtccccccatgcccgaggcagggatggagcatcccagAGCGGCTCAGGGCGAGCCTGGCCCGactgagcctgaaggcagcgccCAGCACCACGGGCCGAAGGGCACTCCCTGCTGGTCATCGTTAGGGGCCAGAGTGAACACAGGGAGGCACTGCCTTGTACCAGAGCAcccagggaagggagaagagcacGCACATCCCCCTTGAGTGGGCCCATGGCCCCAGCCTTGGCCAGCTGCCCAGCCCGATCAGTAGCCAGcagccgtgcctcagtttccccagacGCTGTCTTGTCCTCCAGAGCTCAGCCAGGAGCCGGGCCGTGGCTCCATCTccgtccccccgcagccccagcggGGCCGGAGGGAACCGCGGCTTCCCACGAGGAAGCGGAGCCGCTTCTCCAGGGCAAACCTtgggcacccccagctccccagaggGGGGACGCCAGGAGACTGGGAGCACCCCTGGGTGGTACCcggctgcgggggggcgggggggcggacggacagcagggctggggggtctcACAGGCCTGGGGGGTGTCGGGCAGGCGACAGCAGCCGTTCCCAGCGCCGGGATTCCCCGCAGCTGCTTCCTGCCGCCCTATCTCACGGGCACATCTGGGGGAGCCGGGAGcggccgtcccccccccccggcgcttCCTGCActatccgtccgtccgtcccccccctccccggccactgTTCTCACggtctcccccccaccccgaggccAGCCGGAGCCcccacttccccccaccccaatgcCCACCCTAGGCCTGACACCGCAgcagcccccccatgccccatATGCACCCCTGGGGGGGgcttatcccccccccccaaccctttcGGGACATCCTCAGTGCCATGGGGGGGCTGGAGCATCACACCCCCACGTTACCCCTAGCGGGGCCAAGAGCGACCCTGGGGTAAGGACAGCTTGTGCCATGCGACCCGCCCCCCACCCCTACCCACACAGCTCTGGGTGGGGGGGTCTATGGGCACAAGTGGGTGCCCCCGGCAGGGTGGGTGCTGTGCCACCGCTGCGGGTGCACCCACAATTTACcactcagccccccccccccccgctttctctgctgccttctccctccacccctttgatttcccccccttcccgcccctTGCATCCATCGCTTCCCctgcaaaaggaggaggaggaggaggatgaggctggggggttgggggggcgaAGGCCGCAGGTGTGAGCATCCCTGCTtgcacccacccccccacaccccccggccACCGCAggtgtggggacacgggtgaCTCAGAGGAGCCCGGGCCCcgctgccaccgccgccaccggggTGGCAAAGCGAAGCGCCTCCTGCCTCCCACGATatcctccccggggccggggtgcGGCACCGCCTTCACcgcagcccccccaacccccccccccccaaaaaaaaaaaatggtggggtgctccagccctggcatGGTCCAGagaggagaaactgaggcacagggaaggAGACCCCAGCCTGGGTTTCGGGCAGGTGGGCAGGTGCCAAGAGGGGTTTTGCTggtcccccctccgccccccccccaaaatccctccctTTCTCAGCCCCCCAAAATTCCTCCCCCCAGGTCCCGCCGCGCTGCAGGATGTGGCTTTGCCAGGCGGCCTCGTTACACCCAGCGAGACTGTTACAACTCATCACACCCCCCAGCCCGCGCTGCCCAGCCCCGCATCACACCGTCCCCCGGCAAACCGCCCCCCCCTCAAGAAAACCtgacacccccacacccccaccaccctAAAACCCTCCCCAGATCCACCCCAAAAATGCCACGAGCCCCTAACCCAACCATCCGTCCCCGTCACCCCGGGCACGGCCGGAAAGCCGCGTCCCACGGCATCGCGCGGAACAACCCCCCGCCACGGAAaaacacggcggggggggggaggagggggggggcgagTGGAAGAGAAGATGCTTTATCTCGGCCCCCATCGGCCCCTAATAAGGCAGCTTTATTTTTAGCGAAGGTGAAAGCCAGAGCAACCAGCTCAAGAGCTTTTTCCACTCACATCTGCATTTGTACAATTTGGGTTTCCTGTCGCGGTTTCGGCGCTTTTCAAACCTGCCTGAATTGTTATTTTGTTCGCTCGGCGAAAGGCCCTGCAGATACCTCTTCCcctaccacccccccccccccacggtaTAAATAACGCGTGAGCATCCTCTCCCCGACCTCCCCGCTCATCCGGCCCCCGCCACCCCGCTTTCTCGGAATGGGATCCGAGCATCCCCGCGGGACTCGGATGCTGGCGGAGGTTCGAGGCTGGACCACAGCTTTGCAGCCCCGGACCACGTCTTTGCAACCccagcgggggcgggggggggggggggaaggggggaaatagCCACTTTTCAGACCctgagtggggaaactgaggcagggagggggtcagcggtggggtttggggatggggaaCCCCAGctttgcccccccccgtccccttccGGGGGGTCCTTGGATCGCGCGGCCACGCTGGGTGAAATGTGTCAGGCAGCAAAGCTGGgggagaaaatgggggggggggtgggggggggtggggggcgagggTTGTACCCTCCCTCTGCTGGGAACCCACCCCCACGGGGATGGGCTGAGACCTGCCCAACTCATCCCAGCTGtgtcagggatggggcagctcaGCCCCTCGGCACACATACTTGGGGGAGGGACAGctgggtgtgtcccccccccgcgccgcggccccggccgggAGCGcagcccccttccccccttccccgctTCCTCTGACACAGAGTTTCCATCCTCCCAGAGCAGGTgccaggtgaggggctggggcgggggggcccaagaagggacccccccctccccccatctcctctcctcaAGCTGCATCCCTGCAGGGGCCCATCCAGGaaaggggggacagggggcttGTCccccccagtatgtcccagtgctCTTCCAAAAGCGTCGGAGCAGTGGGAcacgcccgccccccccgccatgctGCCGCCCAgtctctcgggggggggggacgacacaccaACACAGCCCCCCCACATACCCACCACGGTGCCCCATCTCCCCCCCGTTCCCCATCACCACTCACCCCATCCCCTCTTCCCAAAATCCAGCCTGGATTTGTCCCTgtttcagggatggggcaccccctgagcccccccgccccagctctgcccgctctattcccccccaccccagcaccctggggacagatCCTGCCTCCCCCCGCAGGCGCACACGAACAGACCTGGCTCAACCCCGACAGACACCGGAGAATCCACCAtcacccccggggcggggggggggggggggggctccagggcTCCTGCACCCcgggggatgaggagggggaaataaatccctggggggggggggaggaatggaGGGTGAGGTGATGGAGCCGcgggggtgggggacggggactGAAGAAGCAGCCGGTGGGTGCGATCCTGGCtgtgcacccccccccccccccccccggccttggcgagcggggatggggacacgggggcaggATGCGTCCcctgggacgccccagcctgaGTGACAAACCCCGGGGAGACCTGGTTGTCACCTCCCGTCCCCTGGGCAGGctgccggggcagcgggggggggtgggatatggggggggggggggtgtccacaCCATCCCCAGGGccaccttccccctccttttaGCCCTTCTCCGCGTCCCCTCCCCTGACTCCGGCAGCCGGAGATTTCGACGGAAACCCAAGAACAACCCCCAAATCCTCAGATTGGGGCATCCCgtcccatttccccccccccccccccccgtgaaaCCCCACCCGCGACCTCCCGCGGGATACGAGGAGGATGCGGGgggccgaggctgaaggccggggtcccccgtccccgtccccaacTTTCGTTCTTCTCTAACTCCTTCTTCAAAGGCCCAGCTGCGGGGCCAGGTGCCGGAAGCCGACCTGCGCTCGCTTTCGCCccgcttttatttatttttttcactctccATTGACCCGGAGAACttcactttcttaaaaaaaaaaaataataaaaaaataaaaaataaaatgtccccccccccaccccgtgtcccatttccctccctcctcctcccccaccgcCTCCCTTCCACCTCTCCGTGGGGTTGGGGACAAACCCCACGCCGAGCTCGGCTCCTGGGGACGTGATGGCACCCAGCCCCGGAGGGGTTTCGGGGGGGGACGCCCCGCTGGGATGccaagggggggtgggggggtggtgtcgGGAGGTCCCCGGCGTGTGGCACCTGCAGCGCCCAGGGGCTCCCCCCgggccctgtcacccccccccccgaaagctGCATCTCATTTCTCCACTTTCACTCACCcttgacaacatttttttttttttggggggggggggatggggggtgttcagctttattttcatttcttgccAGCTTTTTTGCTGTAAACCACCAAACTCAGCCCCCAAACCCCTGCGCAagaggggtgctggggacactgagatggggaccccccccccccccgccctgcgtgggggggggggacggggacggggacatcaTGACACCCCCAGAACATCCCCTGTGGGATGGTCTCCAGCTGCGgtccctccctggggacacccaggtgtccccaggtgtccccagcccGGGCTCCCGGGTGCTGGGTGGGCGCATTGGGAcccggggggggctgccgggggggtaGAGTGTGTGGGGGGTGACCTCGGGACCCCCACCCAGGAGGGCACCCTGAGCCATGGGACCGGGACCTAtcgggcagcaggaggagggacgAGTGAGTCCttgtcacctggggggggggggggcctttgGGCGCCCAGGCAGAGGGATCGCTCCCCGCAAGAGGATTTGGGGGCGGAAAAGGGTTTggtgttgcgggggggggggtgagttTGCTGGGAAAACTGGGAAGATGGGATGCAGGTGGGCTTCctgcccccgtgtccctgtccctccatcccagcaaAGCCCAGTCTGCCCAGGACAAGGTGGGACGCGGccactggggacccccccccccccccccaaccgtgagaagtgggggggggggggggtggagactgcctgcagctggggg
This window harbors:
- the ID3 gene encoding LOW QUALITY PROTEIN: DNA-binding protein inhibitor ID-3 (The sequence of the model RefSeq protein was modified relative to this genomic sequence to represent the inferred CDS: inserted 1 base in 1 codon), which produces MKAISPVRSVRSCYEAVCCLSEQSLAIARGGNNKSPALEEPMNLLYDMNDCYSKLRELVPGIPQGSKVSQVEILQHVIDYIFDLQIVLEEGAXGRDPSPEATLLSLKAAGLASELCSKDERSLCH